The Amycolatopsis sp. 195334CR genome window below encodes:
- a CDS encoding PrpF domain-containing protein: MIGHLAYAVGSPCPTLVLDARHLPRDRDALLAALGDARRWMSDAGGDHVLKVALIEPSKHPLCDLDYRFIQALPEDHGKFDLLGSCGHSVLSAITSAAENGMVPRLVPGQRVRVNVLNNGDYLACEVDEVTKESTRFTMHFLQTPPRPVSAMLLDGAPVTTLEVDGTHVDVSLVSAGNPYVFVGGKGAGVENADELFADDPVLFDRLNRIRVAAAEHLGMPTDSVFPKVAVTIPGEEGKLVVRAISVPSWHPTLAMTGTACLGVAAGIEGSIPWQAAQEAGCGDNVISVVTPGGVVEVFAAMSIQDDERHVAWITVGDKRVDFHGSFFIEPLAHFQFKETSECLSESAA, encoded by the coding sequence ATGATCGGACATCTCGCGTATGCCGTTGGCAGTCCCTGTCCGACCCTGGTGCTGGACGCGCGGCACCTGCCACGGGACCGCGACGCGCTGCTGGCCGCGCTCGGCGACGCGCGGCGCTGGATGTCCGACGCCGGCGGTGACCACGTGCTCAAGGTGGCGCTGATCGAACCGTCCAAGCACCCGCTGTGCGATCTGGACTACCGGTTCATCCAGGCCCTGCCCGAGGACCACGGCAAGTTCGACCTGCTGGGTTCGTGCGGGCACTCGGTGCTCTCCGCGATCACCTCGGCCGCGGAGAACGGCATGGTGCCGCGGCTGGTACCGGGGCAGCGGGTGCGGGTCAACGTGCTCAACAACGGTGACTACCTCGCCTGCGAAGTCGACGAGGTGACCAAGGAGAGCACCCGGTTCACCATGCACTTCCTGCAGACCCCGCCGCGGCCGGTGTCGGCCATGCTGCTCGACGGCGCCCCGGTGACCACGCTCGAGGTCGACGGCACGCACGTCGACGTTTCGCTGGTGTCGGCGGGGAACCCGTACGTTTTCGTCGGTGGCAAGGGAGCCGGGGTGGAGAACGCGGACGAGTTGTTCGCCGACGACCCGGTGCTGTTCGACCGGCTCAACCGGATCCGGGTGGCCGCCGCCGAGCACCTCGGCATGCCGACCGACAGCGTTTTCCCGAAGGTCGCGGTGACCATTCCCGGCGAGGAGGGCAAGCTCGTCGTCCGGGCCATCTCGGTGCCCTCCTGGCACCCGACGCTGGCCATGACCGGCACCGCCTGCCTCGGCGTGGCCGCCGGCATCGAGGGCTCGATCCCGTGGCAGGCCGCCCAGGAGGCCGGGTGCGGCGACAACGTGATCAGCGTGGTCACCCCCGGCGGGGTGGTCGAGGTCTTCGCCGCGATGAGCATCCAGGACGACGAGCGGCACGTCGCCTGGATCACCGTCGGCGACAAGCGGGTCGACTTCCACGGCTCGTTCTTCATCGAACCGCTCGCCCACTTCCAATTCAAGGAGACGTCCGAATGCCTGTCGGAGTCAGCAGCATGA
- a CDS encoding acyl-CoA dehydrogenase family protein, producing MTDLASTLEIFREAASRSDDTNVPDDQALIELRKSGLLATAVPAQYGGSGADTVELNELVSKVAEVNPSMSIIMFQHFAVCARINEWGTAEQKALWLPSMATGDTLGASAWSETGAGAAKKNLATSAERIEDGRWLLNGAKSFTTGAGVADIYLVLVGTSDGAEQEQDTTNVYGSAGQTFFLVRKENEGLIANLGLELAGMRGSATGFVSLKDCVVSDDDRLGPVGHAPAIIAGVRQSGATLGAVSVGVAKAALDVALAHFTKTGALEAPTVRHRVTELSVQVEAARAIVAFAGTRRGEDPGAVTLRSKLFASVTAEHVCFEVARMLGSAAYLVNHQLNRLISDARAVALMGPTNELCRELVSASWVK from the coding sequence ATGACTGACCTCGCTTCGACGCTGGAGATCTTCCGTGAGGCCGCGTCGCGGTCCGACGACACCAACGTGCCCGACGACCAGGCGCTGATCGAACTGCGCAAGTCGGGCCTGCTCGCCACCGCCGTGCCCGCCCAGTACGGCGGCAGTGGCGCGGACACCGTGGAGCTGAACGAGCTCGTCTCGAAGGTCGCCGAGGTCAACCCCTCGATGTCGATCATCATGTTCCAGCACTTCGCGGTGTGCGCGCGGATCAATGAGTGGGGCACGGCGGAGCAGAAGGCGCTGTGGCTGCCGTCGATGGCCACCGGGGACACGCTCGGTGCCTCGGCGTGGAGCGAAACCGGGGCGGGCGCGGCGAAGAAGAACCTGGCCACCTCGGCCGAGCGCATCGAGGACGGGCGCTGGCTGCTGAACGGCGCCAAGTCGTTCACCACCGGCGCCGGCGTCGCCGACATCTACCTGGTGCTGGTCGGCACCTCCGACGGTGCCGAGCAGGAACAGGACACGACCAACGTCTACGGTTCCGCCGGGCAGACCTTCTTCCTGGTGCGCAAGGAGAACGAGGGCCTGATCGCGAACCTCGGGCTGGAGCTGGCCGGGATGCGCGGGTCGGCAACCGGGTTCGTCTCGCTCAAGGACTGCGTGGTCTCCGACGACGACCGGCTCGGGCCGGTCGGGCACGCGCCGGCGATCATCGCCGGGGTGCGGCAGTCGGGTGCCACGCTCGGCGCGGTCTCGGTCGGCGTGGCGAAGGCCGCGCTCGACGTGGCGCTCGCGCACTTCACCAAAACCGGGGCGCTGGAGGCGCCGACCGTCCGGCACCGGGTGACCGAGCTGAGCGTCCAGGTCGAGGCGGCCCGCGCGATCGTCGCCTTCGCCGGGACCCGCCGCGGGGAGGACCCCGGCGCGGTCACCTTGCGCAGCAAGCTGTTCGCCTCGGTCACCGCCGAGCACGTGTGCTTCGAGGTGGCCCGCATGCTCGGTTCCGCCGCGTACCTGGTGAACCACCAGCTGAACCGGCTGATCTCCGACGCCAGGGCGGTGGCGCTGATGGGTCCGACGAACGAACTCTGCCGAGAGCTGGTGTCCGCGTCATGGGTGAAGTGA
- a CDS encoding dihydroorotase family protein, translating to MGEVKSDLVITGGRVVTPDGVRAAAVVVDGGRITAVTENPPAAESTVDAKGAYVLPGLIDTHVHFRTPGLLHKEDWAHGSRAAVAGGVTTVMDMPNTIPPTLDPETVVAKAELVRGNSLVDYRFHIGADPERPEVLAGLDPEIAVSAKVFMAGHHTAPTVVRDPAALEKIFATAAGSDLQLVLHAEDDSLFELLDQWQGPPVSYAEYEQRRPRSGGIAAVARVLELVRRYGTKAHILHLSSREEADLVCAAKAAGLPVTFEVTGHHLSFTDSDTCRGGARTRLSPSIRAQADQDRLWEAVRAGEVASIGSDHAPHTVEEKTRSVADSPPGLPGVQELGTAVWTGMRRRFDEPEDVSAARLASVLSAKPAELFRLAGKGRIEPGADADFAIFDPAETWMLSAHHVYAKCGWSAYEGWTMSGRVRRTIRGGRVVWDAATGTFGEPDGRWLTGREA from the coding sequence ATGGGTGAAGTGAAGTCCGACCTGGTGATCACCGGCGGCCGCGTGGTCACCCCGGACGGGGTGCGCGCCGCGGCCGTCGTCGTCGACGGCGGCCGGATCACCGCGGTCACCGAGAACCCGCCCGCCGCCGAGTCCACTGTGGACGCGAAGGGCGCCTACGTGCTGCCCGGGCTGATCGACACGCACGTGCACTTCCGCACGCCCGGCCTGCTGCACAAGGAGGACTGGGCACACGGCAGCCGCGCGGCGGTGGCCGGCGGGGTGACCACGGTGATGGACATGCCGAACACCATCCCGCCCACGCTGGACCCGGAGACCGTGGTCGCCAAGGCGGAGCTGGTGCGCGGCAACTCGCTGGTGGACTACCGCTTCCACATCGGCGCCGACCCCGAGCGCCCCGAGGTGCTGGCCGGGCTCGACCCCGAGATCGCGGTCAGCGCCAAGGTGTTCATGGCCGGGCACCACACCGCGCCGACCGTGGTCCGCGACCCGGCGGCGCTGGAGAAGATCTTCGCCACCGCCGCGGGCAGCGACCTGCAGCTGGTGCTGCACGCCGAGGACGACTCGCTGTTCGAACTGCTCGACCAGTGGCAGGGCCCGCCGGTCTCCTACGCCGAGTACGAGCAGCGCCGCCCGCGCAGCGGCGGGATCGCCGCCGTGGCCAGGGTGCTGGAACTGGTCCGCCGGTACGGCACCAAGGCGCACATCCTGCACCTGTCCAGCCGCGAGGAGGCCGACCTGGTGTGCGCGGCCAAGGCCGCCGGGCTCCCGGTCACCTTCGAGGTCACCGGGCACCACCTGTCCTTCACCGACTCGGACACCTGCCGCGGTGGCGCGCGGACCCGGCTCTCGCCGTCGATCCGCGCCCAGGCCGACCAGGACCGGTTGTGGGAAGCGGTGCGCGCGGGGGAGGTCGCCAGCATCGGCAGCGACCACGCCCCGCACACCGTCGAGGAGAAGACCCGCTCGGTCGCCGACTCGCCGCCCGGCCTGCCCGGGGTCCAGGAGCTGGGCACCGCGGTGTGGACCGGGATGCGCCGCCGGTTCGACGAGCCCGAGGACGTTTCGGCGGCCCGGCTCGCGTCCGTGCTCTCGGCGAAGCCCGCCGAGCTGTTCCGGTTGGCGGGCAAGGGAAGGATCGAGCCGGGGGCGGACGCCGACTTCGCCATCTTCGACCCCGCCGAGACCTGGATGCTCTCGGCGCACCACGTCTACGCGAAGTGCGGCTGGTCGGCCTACGAGGGCTGGACCATGTCGGGCCGCGTGCGCCGGACGATCCGCGGCGGCCGGGTGGTCTGGGACGCCGCCACCGGCACCTTCGGCGAACCCGATGGACGGTGGCTCACCGGGAGGGAAGCCTGA
- a CDS encoding MFS transporter: MNRNIKIRIGVGFVQRFLDVMLIPLMVIYFSQLYGAATAGVLTMVAAAVAIGCTFLGGHLSDVRGRRSTLLVGEVGSLVAFVGMALANSVWESGIAVYLFYLANTGLIAIVRPASDAMVIDASEPEIRKAVYAVIYWSTNVAFVVGALVGAFLYNSLNELMWAAAAATAVVAVVTWFWVSETKPEDSGEPAPQRNWLVSMLRGYVDVLKDRVFAKLFWGILLFTCVQVQLSSYIAVRLAEEFTPQRLFDLGFWQLDVDGVNMFGILRSISCFLVVCLALYARKALAKTSDGKQQTAGTLMFTAGYMTVAVANDPWVLIAAAAVFALGEIVCSPSRQALLADVVHPGARSKYMAVYQLQFRIALVVGPLFITLGTQVSSVVISLLYGVFGIASLFLVQLTIRDRDAGRAAGAEAPLATAGKN; this comes from the coding sequence ATGAACCGCAACATCAAGATCCGCATCGGCGTCGGCTTCGTCCAGCGGTTCCTGGACGTCATGCTGATCCCGCTGATGGTGATCTACTTCTCCCAGCTCTACGGCGCGGCCACGGCCGGCGTGCTGACCATGGTCGCCGCCGCGGTGGCGATCGGCTGCACCTTCCTCGGCGGGCACCTCTCGGACGTCCGCGGCCGACGCAGCACCCTGCTCGTCGGCGAGGTCGGCAGCCTGGTCGCGTTCGTCGGCATGGCGCTGGCGAACTCGGTGTGGGAGTCCGGGATCGCGGTCTACCTCTTCTACCTGGCCAACACCGGGCTGATCGCGATCGTGCGGCCGGCCAGCGACGCGATGGTCATCGACGCGTCCGAGCCGGAGATCCGCAAGGCGGTCTACGCGGTCATCTACTGGTCCACCAACGTGGCCTTCGTGGTCGGCGCGCTGGTCGGCGCCTTCCTGTACAACAGCCTCAACGAACTGATGTGGGCCGCGGCGGCGGCCACCGCGGTGGTCGCGGTGGTCACCTGGTTCTGGGTGTCGGAGACCAAACCGGAGGACTCCGGCGAGCCCGCACCCCAGCGCAACTGGCTCGTCTCGATGCTGCGCGGGTACGTGGACGTGCTCAAGGACCGCGTGTTCGCCAAGCTGTTCTGGGGCATCCTGCTGTTCACCTGCGTGCAGGTGCAGCTGTCGTCGTACATCGCGGTCCGGCTGGCCGAGGAGTTCACCCCGCAGCGGCTGTTCGACCTCGGGTTCTGGCAGCTCGACGTGGACGGCGTGAACATGTTCGGCATCCTGCGCTCGATCAGCTGCTTCCTGGTGGTGTGCCTGGCCCTCTACGCCCGCAAGGCGCTCGCGAAGACGAGCGACGGCAAGCAGCAGACGGCGGGCACGCTGATGTTCACCGCCGGCTACATGACGGTGGCGGTGGCCAACGACCCGTGGGTGCTGATCGCCGCGGCCGCGGTGTTCGCCCTCGGGGAGATCGTCTGCTCGCCGTCGCGGCAGGCGCTGCTCGCCGACGTGGTGCACCCCGGCGCGCGCAGCAAGTACATGGCGGTCTACCAGTTGCAGTTCCGCATCGCGCTGGTGGTGGGCCCGCTGTTCATCACCCTGGGCACGCAGGTGTCGTCGGTGGTGATCAGCCTGCTCTACGGCGTGTTCGGGATCGCCTCGCTCTTCCTCGTCCAGCTGACGATCCGGGACCGGGACGCGGGCCGCGCGGCCGGTGCCGAGGCCCCGCTCGCCACCGCGGGCAAGAACTAA